The Macrobrachium rosenbergii isolate ZJJX-2024 chromosome 56, ASM4041242v1, whole genome shotgun sequence genome includes a region encoding these proteins:
- the LOC136836075 gene encoding uncharacterized protein has translation MIRNVIISITFYLFFSDCHGMRIFDIGPDGLADAVSRIELPNLYSLLKDLYFQGCLEQQQMELTFMKGHSVEAPRVWNSFGKQNFQTRKSGMTLDTSVNDTRSSWVANSSCLAEINNSGFQNRDSIESGVPSDAEKDPAPFSSLSATGAQNIFEKSLTQNADPEVSYVQGSSPKEDSGQAALAQFTLCFWFRTNIFHQVTVVLSYATSFENSNTILVGTVYNQVRLMYHFGRWTYDKNLEPLFWYSLCVKKDPTSISLTLDGEELINRTALLPLPLDGSLVLGNDQDSVGGGYAKEQAFRGKVADLNLWPRSLDKQEVLAVGKCKVPPGRLLAWDQIPWNIHGFVTTEHGDPCKDKDAGVQFTLPESFTRPEGHSFCSRLGLKFPLPTSQSENEYILSMLKNDMDHCRNFFDTVPGVWLRATYNGSAGQYADEETGQVLQFVPLRNPPSDAIIMNVLGEWWATRSMLMKCVLCVGSPNHVPYYLQGFCANETTKENIYSIFYMNGYGGSTFTLIGPSGLEISKNSDKWEMRNRLDNKTLASLQGEKLPFGKRKWTVYDTKAVCGADYPGQHERNLIVSNCQPGNFTCWNGDCVPLSARCSSVRDCLDKSDELDCLYVSTSVGYDKHLPPVSKKLNMIVSLVLTRLNLVDLKYQVVWTTFTLELRWLDPQVNFFNLRENPENNPLDTGELWLPQIKLVNESRFLGSLKPLKRVTVLKEHPGIDIGTDYMYKGSLNHLRYVFEYEANFWCACNLKKYPFDRQRCSINMEITNVPEEVLTYEVGIESSGMLRARDMQRDYFLGNMDLRIKNGSRLVSATFQLIRCPNYQLFTIYLPTIFLHGIGYGTLSISAQDFQDRGAMSLTTMLVLVSLYSEVQSDLPSTAFMKYIDFWFIFSIFFLTLIIVVHLLTNDNSTSLVHQGPVYSGRSKKVFETSWKERLRDNKWVLWLARRVLGIGYLVFQAVYWISLIFA, from the exons ATGATAAGGAATGTGATAATTAGTATCACTTTCTACCTCTTCTTTTCTG ACTGTCATGGGATGAGAATCTTCGACATAGGTCCTGATGGTTTAGCTGATGCCGTAAGCCGCATCGAACTGCCGAATTTATATTCTCTCCTGAAGGATCTGTACTtccaaggatgccttgaacagCAGCAGATGGAGTTGACCTTCATGAAAGGTCACTCAGTGGAAGCCCCTAGAGTGTGGAATTCTTTTGGAAAGCAGAACTTCCAGACCAGAAAATCTGGAATGACTCTTGACACATCTGTAAATGACACTAGGTCTAGTTGGGTGGCTAACTCTTCTTGCCTGGCAGAGATCAACAACAGTGGATTTCAGAACAGAGACAGCATAGAATCAGGTGTACCATCGGATGCTGAAAAGGACCCAGCGCCTTTCAGTTCTCTTTCAGCCACTGGTGCCCAGAACATCTTTGAGAAATCTCTTACACAAAATGCAGATCCTGAAGTTAGCTACGTTCAAGGGTCTAGTCCCAAGGAAGACTCTGGGCAGGCTGCACTGGCacaatttaccctttgtttttgGTTCAGAACGAACATCTTTCACCAAGTGACCGTTGTTCTGAGCTACGCCACCAGTTTTGAAAATTCAAATACGATTCTTGTTG GAACAGTATATAATCAAGTAAGGCTGATGTACCATTTCGGCAGATGGACTTACGATAAAAACTTGGAACCACTTTTCTGGTACTCGCTGTGTGTGAAGAAGGATCCCACCTCTATCTCTCTCACGTTAGACGGGGAGGAACTAATAAACAGAACGGCCCTGTTGCCATTACCTCTCGACGGCTCACTGGTCCTGGGCAATGATCAGGACTCAGTAGGAGGAGGGTACGCCAAAGAGCAAGCCTTCAGAGGCAAAGTCGCAGATCTGAACCTCTGGCCAAGGTCTCTGGATAAGCAAGAAGTACTGGCTGTCGGGAAGTGTAAAGTGCCACCAGGACGCCTCCTGGCATGGGATCAGATCCCCTGGAACATCCACGGCTTCGTTACCACAGAGCATGGCGACCCGTGCAAGGACAAAGATGCTGGTGTTCAGTTCACCTTGCCTGAGAGTTTCACAAGACCAGAAGGGCATTCCTTCTGCTCAAGGCTTGGCCTGAAGTTCCCTTTGCCTACATCACAGTCAGAAAATGAGTACATCTTGTCCATGCTTAAAAACGACATGGATCACTGCAGGAATTTCTTTGACACAGTACCCGGAGTTTGGCTGCGTGCCACATACAACGGAAGTGCCGGGCAGTACGCTGACGAAGAGACAGGACAGGTTCTCCAGTTCGTCCCTCTCAGAAACCCACCGTCAGATGCCATCATCATGAACGTGCTTGGCGAGTGGTGGGCCACGCGGTCTATGCTCATGAAATGCGTGTTATGCGTGGGGAGCCCAAACCACGTTCCTTACTATCTGCAAGGATTCTGCGCCAACGAAAcgacaaaagaaaacatttactcaATATTCTACATGAACGGTTATGGAGGCAGCACTTTCACATTGATCGGCCCGTCAGGACTTGAAATAAGTAAGAACAGCGATAAGTGGGAGATGAGAAATCGTCTTGATAACAAGACTCTGGCGTCCCTCCAAGGTGAAAAGTTGCCATTTGGGAAGCGGAAATGGACTGTTTACGACACCAAGGCAGTGTGCGGTGCAGACTACCCAGGACAGCACGAGCGCAATCTAATCGTCAGTAACTGTCAACCAGGGAACTTTACTTGTTGGAACGGAGACTGCGTGCCGTTGTCTGCGCGATGTTCATCCGTCAGAGACTGCCTTGACAAAAGCGACGAACTTGACTGCCTGTACGTGAGTACGTCAGTGGGGTATGACAAGCATCTGCCCCCTGTGAGCAAGAAGTTAAATATGATCGTGTCACTGGTGCTCACAAGG ttaAACCTGGTGGACCTGAAGTACCAGGTTGTGTGGACCACTTTCACCTTGGAGCTTCGCTGGCTAGACCCACAGGTGAACTTCTTCAACCTCAGAGAGAACCCTGAGAACAACCCTCTGGATACAGGCGAATTATGGCTGCCACAAATCAAG CTTGTGAACGAAAGCCGCTTTTTGGGGTCTCTTAAACCTCTGAAGAGGGTGACTGTACTTAAGGAGCATCCTGGAATTGACATTGGGACAG ACTACATGTACAAGGGTAGCCTGAACCACCTCCGCTACGTCTTCGAGTACGAAGCCAACTTCTGGTGCGCCTGCAACTTAAAAAAGTACCCGTTCGACCGCCAACGGTGTTCCATAAACATGGAGATCACGAATGTTCCGGAGGAGGTACTAACTTACGAAGTGGGAATCGAGTCTTCGGGAATGCTGCGTGCAAGAGATATGCAAAGGGATTATTTTTTGGGAAATATGGACCTCAG AATCAAGAATGGCTCTCGACTCGTGAGTGCAACCTTCCAGCTAATCAGGTGTCCCAACTACCAGCTGTTCACTATATACCTCCCAACGATCTTCCTCCACGGCATCGGCTACGGAACCCTGTCGATCTCGGCCCAAGACTTCCAGGACAGAGGCGCCATGAGCCTAACCACGATGCTGGTACTGGTCTCTCTATACTCCGAAGTCCAGTCAGACCTCCCGAGCACCGCCTTCATGAAATATATCGACTTCTGGTTCATTTTCAGCATATTTTTCCTGACGTTGATCATAGTCGTCCATTTGCTGACTAATGACAACAGTACTAGTCTCGTACATCAAGGACCCGTGTATTCGGGTAGGTCTAAGAAGGTCTTTGAAACGAGCTGGAAAGAACGCCTCCGTGACAACAAATGGGTCTTGTGGCTAGCCAGAAGGGTCCTTGGGATTGGTTACCTTGTGTTTCAGGCTGTTTACTGGATCTCGCTCATTTTCGCGTAA
- the LOC136836097 gene encoding superkiller complex protein 8: MFSLLNKRENAHSEGIWACAWGHYVPKEKDKEKAAEDEENGENKENESANNDADENLPDVEERYIVTGGLDDLVRIWRWSGDGVEGELSSMYTLEGHSLGVISVDVNAAGTIAASSSLDSTIRLWSIHTGTQLQTIDCGPVEAWSVVFSPDGSQVASGNHAGKINVYAVDGGRHVTTLDTRGRFTYSIAYSKDGKYVASGAIDGFINIFDVESGKLVHTIEGHAMTIRSITFSPDSQLLLSAADDGHMKMYDVNSSHLACTLSGHGSWVLSADFAPDQQHFVSSSSDHTVKVWDFAQRNCVHTFKDHLDQVWCARYSHDSSKIVSVSEDRSVMVFNSPV, from the exons ATG ttttcgttGCTGAACAAACGGGAAAACGCCCATTCGGAGGGCATATGGGCTTGTGCCTGGGGCCACTACGTCCCAAAGGAAAAGGATAAAGAGAAGGCCGCTGAGGATgaagaaaatggtgaaaataaggaaaatgagagCGCCAACAACGATGCAGATGAAAACCTTCCTGATGT GGAGGAAAGGTATATAGTAACTGGCGGATTAGATGACCTGGTGCGTATTTGGCGCTGGTCTGGAGATGGCGTTGAAGGGGAGTTGAGCAGCATGTATACTTTAGAGGGCCACTCTTTGGGCGTCATATCCGTCGATGTTAATGCTGCTGGAACCATTGCTGCCTCGTCGTCTTTGGATTCAACCATACGTTTGTGGAGCATCCACACTGGAACGCAG TTGCAAACCATAGACTGTGGTCCAGTTGAAGCATGGTCGGTTGTGTTTTCTCCTGACGGGAGCCAAGTTGCGTCAGGTAACCATGCTGGTAAGATCAATGTATACGCAGTTGATGGAGGACGCCACGTCACCACATTGGACACCAGAGGAAGATTTACTTATTCAATTGCTTAT AGTAAAGATGGAAAGTACGTAGCAAGTGGAGCCATTGACGGCTTTATCAACATTTTTGATGTCGAGAGCGGCAAGCTCGTCCACACCATTGAAGGCCACGCTATGACGATCCGTTCCATCACTTTCTCACCTGACTCACAACTTCTCCTGAGCGCTGCTGATGACGGGCATATGAAGATGTATGATGT AAACTCTAGTCATCTAGCATGTACGCTCTCCGGTCACGGTTCTTGGGTGTTGAGTGCAGACTTTGCCCCAGATCAACAGCACTTTGTGTCTTCGTCTTCGGATCACACCGTCAAGGTTTGGGACTTCGCGCAGCGCAACTGTGTGCATACGTTTAAGGATCACTTGGATCAG GTTTGGTGTGCAAGGTACAGCCATGACAGCAGCAAGATAGTGAGTGTCTCAGAAGATAGGAGTGTGATGGTCTTCAATTCGCCTGTGTAA
- the LOC136836096 gene encoding leucine-rich repeat-containing protein 15-like isoform X1 has translation MYYVYLSSARKKKKPGPRHRLKSYTRMDGIRRAFTVTIGIAIWSTVLAVTPPVAQSTPSNIVILPFSTQSSVNSSESISPTTASLSNMTFEETINEAWACPYVSEVSGISCTCDVPHTVRCRGQASRPEDLLTLTKTLNSEGVVSLLDLAVHGLGELPGGGFANMELLGLVVTTADLKSITSEAFKGLEESLAALGLPNNKLNYVPVDALKRLKQLQRLDLSDNLIEELKSRAFPTLLQLQNLNLAGNGLHLLHPEAFVRLPRLQSLNLARNQLDAAQLNEKTLRGLHMLERLSLQSNLLKGAITPTLITGARGLKSLDLSDNALTRVTRSSLAACPELRDLDLSHNRIDVIEDHAFSNLKQLQRLKLSHNRVVAVSGWSLAHMPKLVHLGLADNALRAVTGDLLHQLSNLNTLDLAANDISLLQPHVFNSTPALQHLTFTDNPLHCDCSLKWFVHWLNQHPSLTPEERNSAVCATPPALENAPLVELKDSQLVCSEETSPYHDYHDYYHDYYHDDAIAEDMSSVRVSDAEISLQVAHWVYKKNAQNVMDDKSEKDPFFGVELVWRVDDRAIPYTCEGVFVYEVLQGRPESHQVLMEKVEANCTSDGNHDPNHVSVVVPGDALVPGATYRYCLILLERGTGDQEAFLPGCSEPLVLAAAPFTMMKHKIVTSHPPEVLSLTAGEVGGALVVHTRVNGDDPCTYTLAIVAEQTVVATRQLNCSEARHEFTSLATGDYIICADPDVPGFTLDLSNLQNHLIVADNVTRALHRTFSECTPVITLAPVKDKGLGMGPLLTLLFTVPGLALVVTLYFIAQKVWRGGGVPWRWDPRAQKSSKYFLYTGEIANPSLSLDPLPEDTPETTTPV, from the exons GATGGATGGGATACGCAGGGCCTTCACAGTGACCATCGGCATTGCAATATGGAGCACGGTATTAGCAGTGACTCCTCCTGTTGCTCAGTCCACTCCAAGCAATATAGTCATCCTTCCTTTTTCCACTCAAAGCTCAGTCAATTCTTCAGAATCCATTTCCCCAACAACGGCTAGTCTTTCGAACATGACCTTCGAGGAAACTATTAACGAAGCATGGGCCTGTCCTTACGTGAGCGAAGTCTCAGGGATATCCTGCACCTGCGACGTTCCCCACACTGTCCGATGTCGAGGCCAAGCGAGCCGCCCCGAGGATCTCTTGACGTTGACAAAGACACTGAACTCTGAAGGTGTCGTTTCTCTTCTGGACTTGGCAGTTCATGGCCTCGGTGAACTTCCCGGGGGAGGTTTCGCCAACATGGAACTCTTGGGTCTTGTTGTGACCACAGCAGATTTGAAATCCATCACCTCTGAAGCTTTCAAAGGCTTAGAGGAAAGTTTAGCGGCACTGGGACTCCCCAACAACAAACTCAATTACGTGCCAGTCGATGCTCTGAAGAGATTAAAACAGCTACAGCGTCTGGACTTGAGTGACAATCTCATAGAGGAACTAAAGTCCAGGGCATTTCCAACTCTCTTACAGCTTCAAAACCTAAATCTTGCTGGTAACGGCCTTCACCTCCTCCATCCTGAGGCTTTTGTCCGTCTTCCTCGCCTGCAGTCTCTCAATTTAGCCAGAAATCAGTTAGACGCAGCTCAGCTTAATGAAAAAACACTGCGAGGTCTACACATGCTCGAACGCCTTTCACTACAGTCCAATTTACTGAAAGGCGCAATTACTCCAACCTTGATTACAGGCGCAAGAGGGCTGAAATCACTGGACTTATCGGACAATGCCTTGACGCGAGTGACTCGCTCTTCACTCGCAGCTTGCCCGGAACTTCGAGACCTGGATCTTTCTCACAACAGGATAGACGTCATTGAAGACCACGCGTTCTCTAATCTGAAACAGCTGCAGAGGCTGAAGCTGTCGCACAATCGAGTCGTCGCTGTGTCCGGCTGGTCTCTGGCACACATGCCCAAGCTGGTTCATCTTGGTCTTGCCGACAACGCACTGCGGGCTGTAACAGGCGACCTGTTGCATCAGTTGTCAAACCTGAACACACTTGATCTGGCTGCCAATGACATCTCTCTACTGCAACCCCATGTCTTCAACTCGACTCCAGCACTTCAGCACTTGACATTCACAG ATAATCCTCTACACTGTGACTGCTCTCTCAAATGGTTTGTCCACTGGCTTAATCAGCATCCTTCACTGACTCCTGAAGAACGGAACAGCGCTGTCTGTGCTACACCACCTGCCTTGGAAAATGCTCCTCTT GTTGAGTTGAAAGACAGCCAGCTGGTATGCTCTGAGGAAACCTCTCCTTATCACGACTACCACGATTATTACCACGACTATTACCACGATGACGCTATTGCCGAAGACATGTCCTCTGTAAGGGTCTCTGATGCAGAGATCAGTTTACAGGTGGCGCACTGGGTTTACAAGAAGAATGCTCAGAATGTCATGGACGACAAATCTGAAAAGGACCCCTTCTTCGGCGTAGAACTGGTATGGCGAGTTGATGATCGTGCTATACCGTACACGTGCGAGGGAGTTTTTGTATACGAGGTTTTACAGGGAAGACCCGAATCTCATCAGGTTTTGATGGAGAAGGTCGAGGCTAATTGCACATCTGATGGCAACCATGATCCCAATCATGTGTCTGTGGTTGTCCCTGGAGATGCGTTGGTACCTGGAGCTACGTATCGCTACTGCCTGATTCTGTTGGAGCGAGGAACGGGCGACCAAGAGGCGTTCTTACCGGGATGTTCCGAACCCCTGGTGTTAGCAGCGGCACCTTTTACCATGATGAAGCACAAAATAGTCACCTCACATCCTCCAGAAGTGTTGAGCCTTACTGCCGGTGAAGTAGGCGGAGCTCTGGTAGTCCATACACGTGTTAATGGAGATGATCCTTGCACTTATACTTTAGCTATTGTTGCCGAACAGACAGTGGTAGCAACAAGACAACTCAACTGTTCTGAAGCAAGACATGAGTTTACCTCTTTGGCAACAGGCGACTACATTATCTGCGCAGATCCTGATGTCCCAGGCTTCACACTAGATCTGTCAAATCTTCAAAATCACCTCATAGTGGCTGATAACGTAACTCGAGCCTTGCACAGGACCTTTTCAGAATGCACTCCTGTAATAACGCTCGCACCTGTCAAAGACAAAGGATTAGGTATGGGACCCCTGTTAACTCTGTTATTCACCGTACCAGGGCTGGCCTTGGTTGTCACATTGTATTTCATTGCACAGAAGGTCTGGAGAGGAGGCGGAGTGCCATGGAGATGGGACCCTCGAGCACAGAAGTCGAGTAAATATTTCCTCTACACTGGAGAAATAGCCAACCCATCCTTGAGTCTCGACCCACTACCTGAAGACACCCCTGAAACAACAACTCCTGTTTAG
- the LOC136836096 gene encoding leucine-rich repeat-containing protein 15-like isoform X2, with protein MDGIRRAFTVTIGIAIWSTVLAVTPPVAQSTPSNIVILPFSTQSSVNSSESISPTTASLSNMTFEETINEAWACPYVSEVSGISCTCDVPHTVRCRGQASRPEDLLTLTKTLNSEGVVSLLDLAVHGLGELPGGGFANMELLGLVVTTADLKSITSEAFKGLEESLAALGLPNNKLNYVPVDALKRLKQLQRLDLSDNLIEELKSRAFPTLLQLQNLNLAGNGLHLLHPEAFVRLPRLQSLNLARNQLDAAQLNEKTLRGLHMLERLSLQSNLLKGAITPTLITGARGLKSLDLSDNALTRVTRSSLAACPELRDLDLSHNRIDVIEDHAFSNLKQLQRLKLSHNRVVAVSGWSLAHMPKLVHLGLADNALRAVTGDLLHQLSNLNTLDLAANDISLLQPHVFNSTPALQHLTFTDNPLHCDCSLKWFVHWLNQHPSLTPEERNSAVCATPPALENAPLVELKDSQLVCSEETSPYHDYHDYYHDYYHDDAIAEDMSSVRVSDAEISLQVAHWVYKKNAQNVMDDKSEKDPFFGVELVWRVDDRAIPYTCEGVFVYEVLQGRPESHQVLMEKVEANCTSDGNHDPNHVSVVVPGDALVPGATYRYCLILLERGTGDQEAFLPGCSEPLVLAAAPFTMMKHKIVTSHPPEVLSLTAGEVGGALVVHTRVNGDDPCTYTLAIVAEQTVVATRQLNCSEARHEFTSLATGDYIICADPDVPGFTLDLSNLQNHLIVADNVTRALHRTFSECTPVITLAPVKDKGLGMGPLLTLLFTVPGLALVVTLYFIAQKVWRGGGVPWRWDPRAQKSSKYFLYTGEIANPSLSLDPLPEDTPETTTPV; from the exons ATGGATGGGATACGCAGGGCCTTCACAGTGACCATCGGCATTGCAATATGGAGCACGGTATTAGCAGTGACTCCTCCTGTTGCTCAGTCCACTCCAAGCAATATAGTCATCCTTCCTTTTTCCACTCAAAGCTCAGTCAATTCTTCAGAATCCATTTCCCCAACAACGGCTAGTCTTTCGAACATGACCTTCGAGGAAACTATTAACGAAGCATGGGCCTGTCCTTACGTGAGCGAAGTCTCAGGGATATCCTGCACCTGCGACGTTCCCCACACTGTCCGATGTCGAGGCCAAGCGAGCCGCCCCGAGGATCTCTTGACGTTGACAAAGACACTGAACTCTGAAGGTGTCGTTTCTCTTCTGGACTTGGCAGTTCATGGCCTCGGTGAACTTCCCGGGGGAGGTTTCGCCAACATGGAACTCTTGGGTCTTGTTGTGACCACAGCAGATTTGAAATCCATCACCTCTGAAGCTTTCAAAGGCTTAGAGGAAAGTTTAGCGGCACTGGGACTCCCCAACAACAAACTCAATTACGTGCCAGTCGATGCTCTGAAGAGATTAAAACAGCTACAGCGTCTGGACTTGAGTGACAATCTCATAGAGGAACTAAAGTCCAGGGCATTTCCAACTCTCTTACAGCTTCAAAACCTAAATCTTGCTGGTAACGGCCTTCACCTCCTCCATCCTGAGGCTTTTGTCCGTCTTCCTCGCCTGCAGTCTCTCAATTTAGCCAGAAATCAGTTAGACGCAGCTCAGCTTAATGAAAAAACACTGCGAGGTCTACACATGCTCGAACGCCTTTCACTACAGTCCAATTTACTGAAAGGCGCAATTACTCCAACCTTGATTACAGGCGCAAGAGGGCTGAAATCACTGGACTTATCGGACAATGCCTTGACGCGAGTGACTCGCTCTTCACTCGCAGCTTGCCCGGAACTTCGAGACCTGGATCTTTCTCACAACAGGATAGACGTCATTGAAGACCACGCGTTCTCTAATCTGAAACAGCTGCAGAGGCTGAAGCTGTCGCACAATCGAGTCGTCGCTGTGTCCGGCTGGTCTCTGGCACACATGCCCAAGCTGGTTCATCTTGGTCTTGCCGACAACGCACTGCGGGCTGTAACAGGCGACCTGTTGCATCAGTTGTCAAACCTGAACACACTTGATCTGGCTGCCAATGACATCTCTCTACTGCAACCCCATGTCTTCAACTCGACTCCAGCACTTCAGCACTTGACATTCACAG ATAATCCTCTACACTGTGACTGCTCTCTCAAATGGTTTGTCCACTGGCTTAATCAGCATCCTTCACTGACTCCTGAAGAACGGAACAGCGCTGTCTGTGCTACACCACCTGCCTTGGAAAATGCTCCTCTT GTTGAGTTGAAAGACAGCCAGCTGGTATGCTCTGAGGAAACCTCTCCTTATCACGACTACCACGATTATTACCACGACTATTACCACGATGACGCTATTGCCGAAGACATGTCCTCTGTAAGGGTCTCTGATGCAGAGATCAGTTTACAGGTGGCGCACTGGGTTTACAAGAAGAATGCTCAGAATGTCATGGACGACAAATCTGAAAAGGACCCCTTCTTCGGCGTAGAACTGGTATGGCGAGTTGATGATCGTGCTATACCGTACACGTGCGAGGGAGTTTTTGTATACGAGGTTTTACAGGGAAGACCCGAATCTCATCAGGTTTTGATGGAGAAGGTCGAGGCTAATTGCACATCTGATGGCAACCATGATCCCAATCATGTGTCTGTGGTTGTCCCTGGAGATGCGTTGGTACCTGGAGCTACGTATCGCTACTGCCTGATTCTGTTGGAGCGAGGAACGGGCGACCAAGAGGCGTTCTTACCGGGATGTTCCGAACCCCTGGTGTTAGCAGCGGCACCTTTTACCATGATGAAGCACAAAATAGTCACCTCACATCCTCCAGAAGTGTTGAGCCTTACTGCCGGTGAAGTAGGCGGAGCTCTGGTAGTCCATACACGTGTTAATGGAGATGATCCTTGCACTTATACTTTAGCTATTGTTGCCGAACAGACAGTGGTAGCAACAAGACAACTCAACTGTTCTGAAGCAAGACATGAGTTTACCTCTTTGGCAACAGGCGACTACATTATCTGCGCAGATCCTGATGTCCCAGGCTTCACACTAGATCTGTCAAATCTTCAAAATCACCTCATAGTGGCTGATAACGTAACTCGAGCCTTGCACAGGACCTTTTCAGAATGCACTCCTGTAATAACGCTCGCACCTGTCAAAGACAAAGGATTAGGTATGGGACCCCTGTTAACTCTGTTATTCACCGTACCAGGGCTGGCCTTGGTTGTCACATTGTATTTCATTGCACAGAAGGTCTGGAGAGGAGGCGGAGTGCCATGGAGATGGGACCCTCGAGCACAGAAGTCGAGTAAATATTTCCTCTACACTGGAGAAATAGCCAACCCATCCTTGAGTCTCGACCCACTACCTGAAGACACCCCTGAAACAACAACTCCTGTTTAG